The following DNA comes from Erigeron canadensis isolate Cc75 chromosome 3, C_canadensis_v1, whole genome shotgun sequence.
AAGGAACTAATCCctattaaatttatatgttcTCACCGCCTGTTTGGATTATTTTTATCCGTAATTTTTACCATTTGAAACGAGggattttaaatttatatgttttcatCTTTGGTTTCTTTCATAAACTGAAATAAGATGGAAATTTGCTTTGGAATCTTTCTTAATTAGTTACAATTGAAAACTAGGATCAAatcatgacatcataattaCAACTACCTATGTTAACAAAAGGTCGCAGCTATATATCATTACAAATTTTAAACTAATATAGAAGTCTTATTTAATTATGGAATCGTTTGAAGCCAATTTGAGAATGCATCTAGGGTTTTCATGTCTGCTCTGTAATGCTTTTGAGTAAACTCAAGCAAAGTGGACCACTTAAAATCAGGATACATCCTTCGCCTATTATTGTCCTCAACCAACGCCTTTGGAGGCCTCACGACTTTGTCCATTCTAGGCGAGAGAAAGAACGCGATAGATTTCCTTGGATTTTCGGTATTCACCACCGCTCTATGTAAGCAACTCTTGTATAGTCCATTTGATAGTGCCTAATTAAAgaacaaattaacaaatttgTTAGTAGCAAGAAATTTGAGGCTAGTGAACGATAATTACACAATTTCAAGATCAATTTGGTATATTTAATTAGCTAGTACAAAAGAATATTGTCATCTGGGAAATTAAACTCTCATTAGCACTAACCAAATTTACTCAATGTTGGTTTTGGGTACCAATTATTACCATGAATGTGTCTCCAATGTTGACAACAAAAGCTCCGGAGCAAGGAGTAACGGAGTGCCACTTTTCATCGACAAAAACTTCAAGCCCGGCAACGTTATCTTGATGTAGAATGGTTAAAGATGTTGGATCACAATGAGGGCCGGTTCCAAGTGTGAGGTCGGGCTTTTGGCAAGGTGGGTAGTAGTTTAATCGCAAGATTGAATCATTTTCTTTGTAGAAATCCCTTAAAAGGGATCGCTCAATTCCAAGGCTCATTCCTAGTAGTTCCATGATATCAAGAGAAAGCTTGCTCATTGCTTCAGAATATTCTTGACAAACCGTCCTACATATATATGAAGCAAAAACATGATATCATGCCAAAATAGTTTGCATATAATTCAACTGATCATAGAACTCTCTCCTTACCAAAATATATGgcttattttgacttttttttcttcaagtagtttttacaactttgaccttaaatatttttttaagtgaagtatataaataataggATTTTGAATGCATTTTCATGGGTATGATTTTaccaagtattatataatacaaacaaaaatatataaagtcaaAGTTGAAACTGAAAACTTCAAAAAGTCAGCCAAGACATTTTTTTTAGGA
Coding sequences within:
- the LOC122593845 gene encoding gibberellin 20 oxidase 2-like, giving the protein MPHVILNSPSLVSPSKETTSPLVFDASILQKETKIPSQFVWPDHEKPCLEPPSPPLDVPSIDLKAFFSGEPLAVSNAIALVSSACKDHGFFQVCNHGVDQNLINECHNMMNTFFGMPLLEKRKVERKFGEYCGYASSFTNRFSSKLPWKETLSFRYSADPNCSSIVQDYFLNVMGKEFHDFGTVCQEYSEAMSKLSLDIMELLGMSLGIERSLLRDFYKENDSILRLNYYPPCQKPDLTLGTGPHCDPTSLTILHQDNVAGLEVFVDEKWHSVTPCSGAFVVNIGDTFMALSNGLYKSCLHRAVVNTENPRKSIAFFLSPRMDKVVRPPKALVEDNNRRRMYPDFKWSTLLEFTQKHYRADMKTLDAFSNWLQTIP